In Miscanthus floridulus cultivar M001 chromosome 5, ASM1932011v1, whole genome shotgun sequence, one genomic interval encodes:
- the LOC136449422 gene encoding protein BZR1 homolog 2-like — protein sequence MASGAGGDGLGAAGAGGRMPTWRERENNKRRERRRRAIAAKIFTGLRAHGGYKLPKHCDNNEVLKALCNEAGWVVEPDGTTYRKGSKPMERMDHIGCSVSPSPCSSYQVSPRASYNASPTSSSFPSGASSPFLPPNEMVNGGIDGNPILPWLKTFSNGTPSKKHPLLPPLLIHGGSISAPVTPPLSSPSARTPRMKTDWDEATIQPPWHGANSPTIVNSTPPSPGRSIAPDPAWLAGIQISSTSPNSPTFSLVSTNPFSVFKESIPVGNSSSRMCTPGQSGTCSPAIPGMPRHSDVHMMDVVSDEFAFGSSTNGAQQAAGLVRAWEGERIHEDSGSDDLELTLKL from the exons ATGGCGAGTGGTGCCGGCGGGGACGGCctgggcgcggcgggcgcggggggACGGATGCCCACGTGGAGGGAGCGCGAGAACAACAAGCGCCGGGAGCGCCGTCGCCGCGCGATCGCTGCCAAGATCTTCACGGGCCTCCGCGCGCACGGCGGGTACAAGCTGCCCAAGCACTGCGACAACAACGAGGTGCTCAAGGCGCTCTGCAACGAGGCCGGATGGGTCGTCGAGCCCGACGGCACCACCTACCGCAAG GGAAGCAAGCCCATGGAACGCATGGATCATATCGGTTGCTCTGTGTCACCAAGCCCATGTTCATCATACCAAGTCAGTCCACGAGCATCATACAATGCAAGCCCTACTTCCTCCTCATTCCCCAGCGGTGCATCTTCCCCCTTCCTTCCTCCCAACGAAATGGTCAATGGTGGTATCGATGGCAATCCAATCCTACCATGGCTTAAGACATTCTCCAATGGTACTCCGTCAAAGAAACACCCGCTTCTCCCACCACTGTTGATCCACGGTGGCTCAATCAGTGCTCCAGTAACCCCTCCTCTAAGCTCACCATCAGCCCGAACACCTCGGATGAAGACAGACTGGGATGAAGCAACTATCCAGCCTCCATGGCACGGTGCAAACAGCCCCACAATAGTGAACTCCACCCCACCCAGTCCTGGGCGGTCCATTGCTCCTGACCCGGCATGGCTTGCCGGCATCCAAATATCATCGACCAGCCCAAATTCCCCGACCTTCAGCCTCGTGTCCACCAATCCGTTCAGCGTCTTCAAAGAGTCTATCCCGGTCGGCAATTCGTCGTCGAGGATGTGCACGCCAGGGCAGAGCGGCACTTGCTCCCCCGCGATCCCGGGCATGCCCCGGCACTCAGACGTTCACATGATGGATGTGGTCTCCGACGAGTTTGCGTTCGGTAGCAGCACGAACGGCGCTCAGCAGGCTGCTGGGCTGGTGAGGGCGTGGGAAGGCGAGCGGATCCACGAGGACTCGGGGTCAGACGACCTGGAGCTGACGCTGAAGCTCTAG
- the LOC136451417 gene encoding aquaporin NIP1-2-like isoform X1 — protein MSGRGSAAGAMEEGQAGYQSSEDGSPAGSGSGSNRCNDDMISVQFMQKIFAEVLGTYFMIFAGCGSVVVNLSTNGTVTFPGICAVWGLVVMVLVYSVGHISGAHFNPAVTVAFATCGRFPWKQVPSYAVAQVLGSTLASLTLRVVFGGATAHDHFFGTAPSGTDAQAVVLEFVISFYLMFVVSGVATDNRAAHHRGINEPGADLGPGDRGRPVQKHLGLHGWADVRDGDGRVGLQPGPLHRQAAARDHQERLIPQGRGPHQLTDTSLDASWLLLCFQRVCCCYRYPTSYELCGWSLLYS, from the exons ATGTCAGGGAGAGGGAGCGCCGCCGGGGCCATGGAAGAAGGGCAGGCGGGGTATCAGAGCTCGGAAGATGGAAGCCCtgctggcagtggcagtggcagcaaCAGATGCAACGACGACATGATCTCCGTGCAGTTCATGCAGAAG ATTTTCGCGGAGGTGCTGGGGACCTACTTCATGATCTTCGCGGGCTGCGGCTCCGTGGTGGTGAACCTGAGCACCAACGGCACGGTGACGTTCCCGGGCATCTGCGCCGTGTGGGGCCTGGTCGTCATGGTGCTGGTCTACTCCGTCGGCCACATCTCCGGCGCGCACTTCAACCCCGCCGTCACCGTCGCCTTCGCCACGTGTGGACGCTTCCCCTGGAAGCAG GTGCCGTCGTACGCGGTGGCCCAGGTGCTGGGGTCCACGCTGGCCAGCCTGACGCTGCGCGTGGTGTTCGGCGGCGCCACGGCGCACGACCACTTCTTCGGGACGGCACCGTCGGGGACGGACGCGCAGGCGGTGGTGCTCGAGTTCGTCATCTCCTTCTACCTCATGTTCGTCGTCTCCGGCGTCGCCACCGACAACAGAGCG GCCCATCACAGGGGCATCAATGAACCCGGCGCGGACCTTGGGCCCGGCGATCGTGGCAGGCCGGTACAGAAGCATCTGGGTCTACATGGTTGGGCCGATGTGCGGGACGGTGACGGGCGCGTGGGCCTACAACCTGGTCCGCTTCACCGACAAGCCGCTGCGCGAGATCACCAAGAGCGGCTCATTCCTCAGGGCCGCGGGCCGCACCAGCTAACAGACACCTCGCTGGACGCTAGCTGGCTATTATTATGTTTCCAACGAGTCTGCTGCTGCTACAGGTACCCAACTAGCTACGAACTATGTGGTTGGTCTTTGTTGTACTCTTAA
- the LOC136451417 gene encoding aquaporin NIP1-2-like isoform X2: MSGRGSAAGAMEEGQAGYQSSEDGSPAGSGSGSNRCNDDMISVQFMQKIFAEVLGTYFMIFAGCGSVVVNLSTNGTVTFPGICAVWGLVVMVLVYSVGHISGAHFNPAVTVAFATCGRFPWKQVPSYAVAQVLGSTLASLTLRVVFGGATAHDHFFGTAPSGTDAQAVVLEFVISFYLMFVVSGVATDNRAIGELAGLAVGATVLLNVLFAGPITGASMNPARTLGPAIVAGRYRSIWVYMVGPMCGTVTGAWAYNLVRFTDKPLREITKSGSFLRAAGRTS; encoded by the exons ATGTCAGGGAGAGGGAGCGCCGCCGGGGCCATGGAAGAAGGGCAGGCGGGGTATCAGAGCTCGGAAGATGGAAGCCCtgctggcagtggcagtggcagcaaCAGATGCAACGACGACATGATCTCCGTGCAGTTCATGCAGAAG ATTTTCGCGGAGGTGCTGGGGACCTACTTCATGATCTTCGCGGGCTGCGGCTCCGTGGTGGTGAACCTGAGCACCAACGGCACGGTGACGTTCCCGGGCATCTGCGCCGTGTGGGGCCTGGTCGTCATGGTGCTGGTCTACTCCGTCGGCCACATCTCCGGCGCGCACTTCAACCCCGCCGTCACCGTCGCCTTCGCCACGTGTGGACGCTTCCCCTGGAAGCAG GTGCCGTCGTACGCGGTGGCCCAGGTGCTGGGGTCCACGCTGGCCAGCCTGACGCTGCGCGTGGTGTTCGGCGGCGCCACGGCGCACGACCACTTCTTCGGGACGGCACCGTCGGGGACGGACGCGCAGGCGGTGGTGCTCGAGTTCGTCATCTCCTTCTACCTCATGTTCGTCGTCTCCGGCGTCGCCACCGACAACAGAGCG ATCGGAGAACTCGCTGGGCTCGCCGTCGGCGCCACCGTCCTGCTCAACGTGCTCTTCGCCGG GCCCATCACAGGGGCATCAATGAACCCGGCGCGGACCTTGGGCCCGGCGATCGTGGCAGGCCGGTACAGAAGCATCTGGGTCTACATGGTTGGGCCGATGTGCGGGACGGTGACGGGCGCGTGGGCCTACAACCTGGTCCGCTTCACCGACAAGCCGCTGCGCGAGATCACCAAGAGCGGCTCATTCCTCAGGGCCGCGGGCCGCACCAGCTAA
- the LOC136454176 gene encoding uncharacterized mitochondrial protein AtMg00810-like, which produces MGPLHHFLGVSVQCRGDSLFLSQRQYMLDILDRAGMSHFKPSSTPVDTHSKLSADGVSVADPSQYRSLAGALQYLTFTRPDIAYAVQQVCLYMHDPREPHLSALKRILRYLQGTLDLGLHLHRTSPADLTVYTDADWAGYPDTRKSTSGYAVFLEDNLISWSSKHQPTVSRSSAEAEYRAVANGVAEACWLRQLLIELRCPLRRATVVYYDNVSAVYLSTNPVQHQRTKHIEIDLHFVRERVALGEVRCPARSHFVPVRRHLHQRFADVRVHGV; this is translated from the coding sequence ATGGGGCCTCTTCACCATTTTCTGGGTGTCAGTGTTCAGTGCAGAGGTGACAGTTTATTTCTCTCTCAGAGACAGTACATGCTGGACATTCTGGACCGCGCCGGTATGAGTCACTTCAAGCCGAGCAGCACTCCTGTGGACACTCACTCCAAGCTTTCTGCTGATGGTGTTTCAGTCGCTGATCCAAGTCAGTATCGCAGTCTTGCCGGGGCTCttcagtacctcaccttcaccaGACCAGACATTGCGTATGCTGTTCAGCAGGTCTGCCTGTACATGCATGACCCCCGGGAACCTCATTTGAGCGCTCTGAAGCGCATTCTCCGGTACCTTCAAGGTACATTGGATCTCGGTCTACACCTCCACCGGACCTCTCCAGCTGATCTCACTGTCTACACCGATGCAGATTGGGCGGGCTATCCTGACACACGCAAATCCACCTCGGGTTATGCGGTGTTTCTCGAGGACAATCTCATCTCCTGGTCATCCAAGCATCAGCCTACAGTGTCTCGGTCCAGTGCAGAGGCGGAATATCGAGCAGTCGCGAATGGAGTCGCCGAAGCCTGCTGGTTGCGCCAACTTCTGATAGAGCTTCGCTGCCCACTCCGTCGTGCTACAGTGGTCTACTACGATAATGTCAGCGCCGTTTACCTCTCCACCAATCCGGTTCAGCATCAGCGAACCAAGCATATTGAGATCGACCTGCACTTCGTTAGAGAACGAGTCGCCCTCGGTGAAGTCCGCTGTCCTGCACGTTCCCACTTCGTCCCAGtacgccgacatcttcaccaaaggtTTGCCGACGTCCGTGTTCACGGAGTTTAG
- the LOC136451418 gene encoding protein BZR1 homolog 2-like yields the protein MASGAGGDGLGAAGAGGRMPTWRERENNKRRERRRRAIAAKIFTGLRAHGGYKLPKHCDNNEVLKALCNEAGWVVEPDGTTYRKGSKPMERMDHIGCSVSPSPCSSYQVSPRASYNASPTSSSFPSGASSPFLPPNEMVNGGIDGNPILPWLKTFSNGTPSKKHPLLPPLLIHGGSISAPVTPPLSSPSARTPRMKTDWDEATIQPPWHGANSPTIVNSTPPSPGRSIAPDPAWLAGIQISSTSPNSPTFSLVSTNPFSVFKESIPVGNSSSRMCTPGQSGTCSPAIPGMPRHSDVHMMDVVSDEFAFGSSTNGAQQAAGLVRAWEGERIHEDSGSDDLELTLKL from the exons ATGGCGAGTGGTGCCGGCGGGGACGGCctgggcgcggcgggcgcggggggACGGATGCCCACGTGGAGGGAGCGCGAGAACAACAAGCGCCGGGAGCGCCGTCGCCGCGCGATCGCTGCCAAGATCTTCACGGGCCTCCGCGCGCACGGCGGGTACAAGCTGCCCAAGCACTGCGACAACAACGAGGTGCTCAAGGCGCTCTGCAACGAGGCCGGATGGGTCGTCGAGCCCGACGGCACCACCTACCGCAAG GGAAGCAAGCCCATGGAACGCATGGATCATATCGGTTGCTCCGTGTCACCAAGCCCATGTTCATCATACCAAGTCAGTCCACGAGCATCATACAATGCAAGCCCTACTTCCTCCTCATTCCCCAGCGGTGCATCTTCCCCCTTCCTTCCTCCCAACGAAATGGTCAATGGTGGTATCGATGGCAATCCAATCCTACCATGGCTTAAGACATTCTCCAATGGTACTCCGTCAAAGAAACACCCACTTCTCCCACCACTGTTGATCCACGGTGGCTCAATCAGTGCTCCAGTAACCCCTCCTCTAAGCTCACCATCAGCCCGAACACCTCGGATGAAGACAGACTGGGACGAAGCAACTATCCAGCCTCCATGGCACGGTGCAAACAGCCCCACAATAGTGAACTCCACCCCACCCAGTCCTGGGCGGTCCATTGCTCCTGACCCGGCATGGCTTGCCGGCATCCAAATATCATCGACCAGCCCAAATTCCCCGACCTTCAGCCTCGTGTCCACCAATCCGTTCAGCGTCTTCAAAGAGTCTATCCCGGTCGGCAATTCGTCGTCGAGGATGTGCACGCCAGGGCAGAGCGGCACTTGCTCCCCCGCGATCCCGGGCATGCCCCGGCACTCAGACGTTCACATGATGGATGTGGTCTCCGACGAGTTTGCGTTCGGTAGCAGCACGAACGGCGCTCAGCAGGCTGCTGGGCTGGTGAGGGCGTGGGAAGGCGAGCGGATCCACGAGGACTCGGGGTCAGACGACCTGGAGCTGACGCTGAAGCTCTAG